From the Polyangiaceae bacterium genome, one window contains:
- a CDS encoding hemerythrin family protein — MNESIRESGVDDDRPTFPDDPATQHSHLSRLILELGAAVYACEPVGALDFLARGLLDDAREHFRAEEEVMQETGYPALDEHRQQHTSLLARIEVIRNSFSSGASSSGMTELAAAFSLHEQTMDEEMLRYFRGFK, encoded by the coding sequence ATGAACGAGTCCATCCGCGAGTCGGGAGTCGACGATGACCGCCCGACCTTCCCCGACGACCCGGCGACGCAGCACTCGCACCTGTCCCGCTTGATCCTGGAGCTTGGGGCGGCGGTGTACGCCTGCGAGCCCGTCGGCGCACTCGACTTCCTGGCGCGAGGCCTGCTCGACGATGCTCGGGAGCACTTCCGAGCCGAAGAGGAGGTGATGCAGGAAACCGGCTACCCCGCACTAGACGAACACCGTCAACAGCACACCTCCTTGCTTGCCCGCATCGAAGTGATACGCAATTCCTTCAGCAGCGGAGCGTCTTCATCCGGCATGACGGAACTCGCAGCCGCGTTTTCACTCCACGAGCAGACGATGGATGAGGAAATGCTCCGCTATTTCAGAGGATTCAAGTAG
- the thiC gene encoding phosphomethylpyrimidine synthase ThiC, with the protein MPAWTLPLHGAQNPASNSDGTTPGSFALAPDVGGPLAYASPDTPGMPAPSGKSAWDFLPEGWTRGADGFAVAPAGFVAVTQLEHARLGTVTPEMRRVAEREPHLSAEQVRDEVAAGRMIIPANRVHLGYALDAMAIGRASRTKVNANLGASPVSSGTDEEVEKMRWSVRWGADTVMDLSTGGDLDACRDAIIRASRVPIGTVPIYSMIIGRKIEELTREVILETLRHQARQGVDYFTIHAGVRREHLPLVKDRLIGIVSRGGSLLAKWMLVHGKDNPMYEHFDEICDVMREYDVSFSLGDGLRPGGLADASDEAQLRELAVLGELTERAWRRGCQVMVEGPGHVPFDQIEFNMKLERRLCHGAPFYVLGPIVTDVFPGYDHITSCIGATAAAYHGASMLCYVTPKEHVGLPKRDDVKQGCIAYKIAAHSADVALGIPGTRDWDDDLTRARAALNWEKHFDLAFDGEYARALHDEDLDVDTDFCAMCGHDWCSVRISKEIVEFASGKAAGFERGAVVKSGALSDEQRRVLEQRGVLSPDEIHKLASKTRSALGAEQGHKASCHSDFVDPDAARRLQDQKLVTLGKKPMSATPGE; encoded by the coding sequence ATGCCTGCTTGGACCCTGCCCCTACACGGCGCCCAGAACCCCGCTTCCAACTCTGACGGGACCACTCCGGGCTCCTTCGCCCTGGCGCCGGATGTCGGCGGTCCGCTGGCCTACGCCTCCCCTGATACGCCGGGCATGCCGGCACCGAGTGGCAAGTCGGCATGGGACTTTCTGCCCGAGGGTTGGACCCGCGGCGCAGATGGCTTCGCGGTCGCGCCCGCGGGCTTCGTGGCGGTGACCCAGCTGGAGCACGCGCGTCTCGGCACCGTGACGCCGGAGATGCGACGAGTAGCGGAGCGTGAGCCTCACTTGAGCGCCGAGCAGGTTCGCGACGAGGTCGCCGCGGGTCGCATGATCATCCCGGCCAACCGTGTTCACCTGGGGTACGCCCTCGACGCCATGGCCATCGGTCGCGCCAGTCGCACGAAGGTCAACGCCAACCTGGGCGCCTCTCCCGTCTCCAGCGGCACCGATGAAGAAGTGGAGAAGATGCGCTGGAGCGTGCGTTGGGGGGCCGACACGGTGATGGATTTGTCGACTGGCGGCGATCTGGACGCTTGTCGCGATGCGATCATCCGCGCCTCCCGCGTTCCCATCGGCACCGTGCCCATCTACTCGATGATCATCGGGCGCAAGATCGAGGAGCTGACCCGGGAGGTGATTCTGGAAACCCTGCGCCATCAAGCACGTCAGGGCGTCGACTACTTCACCATTCACGCCGGCGTTCGTCGGGAGCACCTGCCCCTGGTCAAGGATCGCCTGATTGGCATCGTCAGTCGCGGCGGGTCACTGCTCGCCAAGTGGATGCTCGTCCACGGCAAGGACAACCCCATGTACGAGCACTTCGACGAGATCTGCGACGTGATGCGCGAGTACGACGTCAGCTTTTCTCTGGGCGACGGCCTCCGGCCCGGGGGGCTTGCCGACGCAAGTGACGAAGCCCAGCTGCGCGAGCTGGCCGTGCTCGGCGAACTCACCGAGCGGGCCTGGCGCAGGGGATGTCAGGTCATGGTGGAGGGGCCGGGCCACGTGCCCTTCGATCAGATCGAGTTCAACATGAAGCTCGAGCGCCGCTTGTGCCACGGTGCGCCTTTCTACGTGCTGGGACCGATCGTCACGGACGTCTTCCCCGGCTACGATCACATCACCAGCTGCATCGGTGCGACCGCCGCGGCCTATCACGGCGCCAGCATGCTCTGCTACGTGACGCCCAAGGAGCACGTGGGCCTGCCGAAGCGCGACGACGTCAAGCAGGGATGCATCGCCTACAAGATTGCGGCGCACTCTGCCGACGTGGCCCTGGGCATTCCCGGAACCCGGGATTGGGACGATGACCTGACTCGGGCACGCGCCGCCTTGAACTGGGAGAAGCACTTCGACCTGGCTTTCGACGGCGAGTACGCTCGCGCGCTCCACGACGAAGACCTCGACGTCGACACGGACTTCTGCGCCATGTGCGGCCACGACTGGTGCAGCGTGCGCATCTCCAAGGAGATCGTCGAGTTTGCCAGCGGCAAGGCTGCAGGCTTCGAGCGCGGTGCGGTGGTCAAGAGCGGCGCCTTGAGCGATGAACAGCGCCGGGTGCTCGAACAGCGCGGTGTGCTCTCGCCCGACGAGATTCACAAGCTGGCAAGCAAGACCCGGAGCGCCCTAGGAGCCGAGCAAGGCCACAAGGCGAGCTGCCACAGCGACTTCGTCGATCCCGACGCCGCTCGGCGCCTTCAGGATCAGAAGCTGGTCACCCTGGGCAAGAAGCCCATGAGTGCCACACCTGGGGAATAG
- a CDS encoding PH domain-containing protein, with the protein MIYDAVRGLLLRVLSAPTQPPDAPAGSPGTTEVFRASKRLLTVRLIGLAIFMAFFALPMLPVLAAGLFSDEPAAMVASVFLITGLVALGLMRWFLIRLDWDMRYYIVTDRSLRIRHGALIIRESTYTFANVQNVSVHQGPIDRLVGIANVRIDTAGGGAPAQGQHGGAGHHGVLVGIENAPEVRDRISTLLRAYRDAGLGDKDDRAHAAAHVTSHVDVLREIRDELRAARAAMSAG; encoded by the coding sequence GTGATCTACGACGCAGTGCGAGGCCTGTTGCTGCGCGTGCTGAGCGCACCCACGCAGCCGCCGGATGCCCCTGCGGGCAGCCCAGGGACGACCGAGGTCTTCCGCGCGTCCAAGCGTCTGCTCACGGTGCGGCTGATCGGCCTCGCCATCTTCATGGCCTTCTTCGCGTTGCCGATGCTGCCGGTGCTGGCTGCGGGCCTCTTCTCCGACGAGCCCGCCGCCATGGTGGCGAGCGTGTTCCTGATCACCGGACTGGTTGCCCTCGGCCTGATGCGCTGGTTTCTCATCCGTCTGGATTGGGACATGCGCTACTACATCGTGACCGATCGAAGCCTACGCATTCGTCACGGAGCGCTGATCATCCGCGAAAGCACCTACACCTTCGCCAACGTCCAGAACGTGAGCGTGCATCAAGGCCCCATCGATCGCCTGGTCGGGATCGCCAACGTGCGCATCGACACCGCCGGCGGTGGCGCGCCCGCTCAGGGACAGCATGGCGGCGCGGGGCATCACGGCGTGCTCGTGGGCATCGAGAACGCGCCGGAAGTGCGCGACCGTATCTCGACCTTGCTGCGCGCCTACCGTGACGCCGGGCTCGGCGACAAGGACGACCGCGCGCACGCAGCCGCGCACGTGACGTCCCATGTCGACGTGCTGCGCGAGATCCGCGACGAACTACGAGCGGCGCGAGCCGCGATGTCCGCCGGCTGA
- a CDS encoding PH domain-containing protein: MVDIRAIERPHPKLLWLYLMRSIALLCLGPWFVIVALPFYFKYKTLRYRFDDEGVAMSWGLIWRREIYLTYARVQDIHLSRGLFERWLGLATIQVQTAAGSAGAEMSIEGLEEFEAVRDFLYQRMRGAKHDVPQGDHLSGDVGAVLLEIRDEVRALREGLAEAKQ, encoded by the coding sequence ATGGTGGATATCCGCGCCATCGAGCGTCCGCACCCGAAGCTGCTGTGGCTCTATCTCATGCGCTCCATCGCGCTGTTGTGCCTGGGCCCGTGGTTCGTCATCGTCGCGCTGCCCTTCTATTTCAAGTACAAGACCTTGCGCTATCGCTTCGACGACGAAGGGGTCGCGATGAGTTGGGGACTCATCTGGCGGCGCGAAATCTATCTCACCTACGCCCGCGTGCAGGACATTCACCTGTCGCGGGGGTTGTTCGAGCGCTGGTTGGGGCTCGCCACCATCCAAGTGCAGACCGCGGCGGGCAGCGCGGGCGCCGAGATGAGCATCGAGGGCCTGGAAGAGTTCGAAGCCGTACGGGATTTTCTCTACCAGCGCATGCGCGGCGCAAAGCACGACGTTCCGCAGGGTGACCACCTCTCCGGTGACGTGGGTGCCGTGCTGCTCGAGATTCGCGACGAAGTCAGGGCGTTGCGCGAGGGTCTCGCGGAGGCAAAGCAGTGA
- a CDS encoding extensin family protein: MGFVGHRWAGVLLTAVAGCISAASPPPAIVGKGTPAPSATAAPREAGSPDAATSAEHHDEPEEGVVSPEGYDEYEEHELAELEGLEHPTAPQHEPHQPPPQQYPFHATLPAKEMTASSPAQRYASLSPGACRTELGRRKISAVRLGGNVPGIASPMRLPKELNGVRLIVPPKTTKWSMLDCRLVLALDDLTRLLVTHDVTAMAVGNFYRPWSKLRKRVKSQHHYGLAADIVSFTLKDGSTLDVTRDFQATVGEQACGPEAVMHEYTEAAVRLRNLMCDVARAKLFHHMLSPSFNTAHRDHFHWDIKREGYAVIVR; this comes from the coding sequence ATGGGTTTCGTAGGCCACCGCTGGGCGGGAGTACTGCTGACGGCGGTCGCGGGCTGCATCTCCGCCGCGTCGCCCCCGCCTGCCATCGTGGGCAAGGGCACGCCAGCGCCCTCGGCCACCGCCGCACCACGCGAGGCGGGGTCGCCCGATGCGGCGACGAGTGCGGAGCACCATGACGAACCCGAAGAAGGCGTCGTGAGTCCCGAGGGCTACGACGAGTACGAAGAGCACGAACTCGCGGAGCTGGAAGGCCTGGAGCATCCCACGGCGCCGCAACACGAGCCGCATCAGCCACCACCCCAGCAGTACCCCTTCCACGCGACACTGCCTGCGAAGGAGATGACCGCTTCGTCGCCCGCGCAGCGCTACGCGAGCCTGAGCCCCGGCGCCTGTCGCACCGAGCTGGGGCGACGCAAGATCTCGGCAGTACGACTGGGTGGCAACGTTCCCGGCATCGCGAGCCCCATGCGCCTGCCCAAGGAACTGAACGGCGTGCGTTTGATCGTGCCGCCCAAGACCACGAAGTGGAGCATGCTGGACTGTCGCCTGGTGCTCGCCCTCGACGATCTCACGCGCCTGCTTGTCACCCACGACGTCACGGCGATGGCGGTCGGGAACTTCTACCGACCCTGGTCGAAGCTTCGCAAGCGAGTGAAGAGCCAGCACCACTACGGCCTGGCGGCCGACATCGTGAGCTTCACGCTGAAGGACGGCAGCACCCTGGATGTCACGCGGGACTTCCAGGCCACAGTGGGGGAACAGGCCTGCGGCCCCGAGGCGGTCATGCACGAGTACACCGAAGCGGCCGTGCGCCTGCGCAACCTGATGTGCGACGTGGCCCGCGCCAAGCTGTTCCACCACATGCTCTCACCCAGCTTCAACACCGCGCACCGCGACCACTTCCACTGGGACATCAAGCGCGAGGGCTACGCCGTCATCGTACGCTAG
- a CDS encoding HEAT repeat domain-containing protein: protein MSTRKLLTSLSVAGLLSLVSSVAFARGLVLQSKDLAAKERTTLTAAIAKARSKHPVAFQRIAKAPAMAREMDQNKRGRAATITRQLRAVGPEGLMPMLEMLAVDAPARGDLNDSAWTTLRVGLIEAVGELRDARSKPVLLAVLAREKQFEVVRAAAEALGKLGDDDSAMRLIAMANNPGDSRLPILAALGECRRAVIAKELSRQAVTNDEPTLRVVVDSLSDVGNSWAWETPAVAKVKEQNEVRGVATTALVNVFLKHGGYVREKAARALLVVAHPNAVPMLQVARPHADARTQARIDALLKDLAPRVRP, encoded by the coding sequence ATGAGCACACGAAAACTCCTGACGAGCCTTTCCGTGGCGGGGCTGCTCAGCCTCGTGTCCAGCGTGGCCTTCGCCCGTGGTCTGGTGCTGCAGAGCAAGGACCTGGCTGCCAAGGAACGCACGACGCTGACTGCTGCGATTGCCAAGGCGCGCAGCAAGCACCCCGTCGCCTTCCAGCGCATCGCCAAGGCCCCGGCCATGGCCCGCGAGATGGATCAGAACAAGCGCGGCCGAGCCGCCACCATCACGCGCCAACTGCGCGCTGTCGGACCCGAGGGCTTGATGCCCATGCTGGAGATGTTGGCCGTCGACGCTCCAGCTCGCGGCGATCTGAACGACTCGGCGTGGACCACCCTGCGCGTGGGCCTGATCGAAGCCGTTGGCGAGCTGCGAGACGCACGTAGCAAACCCGTGCTCTTGGCGGTCCTCGCGCGGGAGAAACAGTTCGAGGTCGTGCGTGCTGCGGCTGAAGCGCTGGGCAAGCTCGGTGACGACGACTCGGCCATGCGCCTGATTGCGATGGCCAACAACCCCGGTGACAGCCGACTGCCGATTCTCGCCGCCCTGGGCGAGTGCCGCCGCGCGGTCATCGCCAAGGAGCTGTCGCGCCAAGCCGTCACCAACGACGAGCCCACGCTCAGGGTCGTCGTGGATTCGCTGTCCGACGTCGGCAACTCCTGGGCCTGGGAAACCCCAGCGGTGGCCAAGGTCAAGGAACAGAACGAGGTGCGCGGCGTCGCCACCACCGCGCTGGTGAACGTGTTCTTGAAGCACGGTGGCTACGTTCGGGAAAAGGCGGCTCGCGCTCTGCTCGTCGTGGCCCATCCCAACGCCGTGCCGATGCTGCAAGTGGCGCGCCCCCACGCGGACGCCCGCACGCAAGCACGTATCGATGCATTGCTGAAGGATCTCGCCCCTCGCGTCCGACCCTGA
- a CDS encoding protein-arginine deiminase family protein, translated as MTRLGWMGTAAAALMAMGCGSSGGNGGLGGGATSGAGGSSAAGGFGAFGAASGSAGAGATGGFAGAGATGGGAPSCAGMCELPNPAPGFFCFCNAQCVQSGNCCPDYQSACGGGGASGSGGAGGAGATGGTAGSGGTAGGPNSCSGWCGSTQPVPGSNPNCYCDTDCVGYGDCCTDYTSVCGGTGGTGGTGGVGGTGATGGTGATGGTGGIGGIGGSGGIGGGTAVGLDLRVDANRDGSVDTVGSSDEANETTWNASVGAVFMANIDDDEGKCPKTGTDSALAACHDGANTTVDGVTDLEDLATIMLLPWTAAPANAAASISVTPSAAASRTRLFKRVGNSYVAIASGSGLTAAELKSGLELRIEGKDILRDSSWNGILDVNVALTAGGSGSDTVRMRMSPVMLSHHAQTATDIYATALSGNSSQVFRADLQAACASGGSTFSTMAVSDQWTQDFFETGYMSMPTAGGGQHIVRVYFRSANYTGQLRAAGKVVYTVFRGKDKAGVTQYDPNHPNQADTLNSFGNTETIPPFTFGGQSYPLGRILRGSTPSFYPDQAFQGMLVAQAVQPPLLIDTSWLAVGHVDETVSFVKANTPRGWVMLVNDAGLAKTMLQQAKAQGNGNAVMFSGKNWSNGSSAAATINQVLADTNVMNESAAAETEVLAQVNTIKAATGLTDSEMIRIPYLHWSSGGYSVAYQPGTVNGVYVGDKVFAAPDPHGPVINGSDIFKVQMQNALAPLGITVKWVEDWDLYHRLLGEVHCGSNADRAVTTKWWESGK; from the coding sequence ATGACACGTCTCGGATGGATGGGCACCGCTGCAGCTGCACTCATGGCAATGGGTTGCGGTTCGAGCGGTGGTAACGGCGGGCTAGGTGGCGGTGCCACTAGCGGCGCAGGTGGCTCGTCAGCTGCTGGAGGCTTCGGTGCCTTTGGTGCGGCTTCGGGCAGCGCCGGAGCCGGGGCCACGGGAGGATTCGCGGGCGCTGGCGCAACCGGCGGCGGCGCGCCGAGCTGCGCTGGAATGTGCGAGCTCCCGAACCCGGCGCCAGGCTTCTTCTGCTTCTGCAACGCCCAGTGCGTCCAGAGCGGCAACTGCTGCCCCGACTACCAGTCGGCGTGTGGTGGTGGAGGCGCGAGTGGCTCCGGCGGTGCGGGTGGTGCTGGTGCGACCGGTGGCACTGCTGGAAGCGGCGGCACGGCCGGAGGACCGAACAGTTGCTCGGGATGGTGCGGCAGCACGCAGCCGGTTCCGGGTAGCAATCCGAACTGCTACTGCGACACGGACTGCGTCGGCTACGGCGACTGTTGCACCGACTACACCTCCGTGTGTGGCGGCACGGGTGGCACCGGTGGTACGGGCGGTGTCGGTGGCACGGGTGCTACCGGTGGCACGGGTGCTACCGGCGGCACGGGTGGAATCGGCGGAATCGGTGGCAGCGGCGGCATTGGCGGCGGCACGGCCGTGGGTCTCGACCTGCGCGTCGACGCCAACCGCGACGGCAGCGTCGACACCGTCGGCAGCAGCGATGAAGCCAACGAAACGACCTGGAACGCCAGCGTTGGCGCCGTGTTCATGGCGAACATCGACGACGACGAGGGCAAGTGTCCCAAGACGGGCACGGACTCCGCGCTGGCGGCTTGTCACGATGGCGCGAACACCACGGTCGACGGTGTGACGGATCTGGAAGACCTAGCCACGATCATGTTGTTGCCCTGGACCGCCGCGCCCGCGAACGCGGCCGCCAGCATCAGCGTGACGCCGTCTGCCGCAGCGTCGCGGACACGCTTGTTCAAGCGCGTCGGCAACTCCTACGTGGCCATCGCCTCGGGCTCGGGCCTCACGGCGGCCGAGCTGAAGAGCGGTCTCGAGCTTCGCATCGAAGGCAAGGACATCCTGCGCGACTCGTCCTGGAATGGCATTCTGGACGTGAACGTGGCGCTCACCGCGGGCGGGTCCGGCAGCGACACCGTGCGCATGCGCATGTCGCCCGTGATGCTCAGTCACCACGCGCAAACGGCGACGGACATCTACGCCACGGCCCTGAGCGGCAACTCTTCTCAGGTGTTCCGGGCAGACTTGCAGGCCGCTTGTGCCTCGGGCGGCAGCACCTTCTCGACCATGGCCGTCAGCGACCAGTGGACCCAGGACTTCTTCGAGACCGGGTATATGTCGATGCCCACGGCGGGTGGCGGACAGCACATCGTTCGCGTCTATTTCCGCTCGGCGAACTACACCGGTCAGCTCCGCGCTGCCGGCAAGGTCGTCTACACGGTGTTCCGGGGCAAGGACAAGGCGGGCGTGACCCAGTACGACCCGAACCATCCCAACCAGGCGGACACCCTGAACTCCTTCGGCAACACGGAGACCATTCCGCCCTTCACCTTCGGCGGGCAGTCGTACCCCTTGGGCCGCATCCTGCGCGGAAGCACGCCGAGCTTCTACCCGGATCAGGCCTTCCAAGGGATGTTGGTCGCCCAGGCGGTGCAGCCGCCGCTGCTGATCGATACTTCCTGGCTGGCCGTCGGCCACGTGGATGAGACCGTCAGCTTCGTGAAGGCGAACACTCCGCGCGGCTGGGTCATGCTGGTCAACGACGCGGGCCTCGCCAAGACCATGCTTCAGCAAGCCAAGGCTCAGGGCAACGGTAACGCCGTGATGTTCAGTGGCAAGAACTGGTCGAACGGAAGCTCTGCCGCAGCGACCATCAATCAGGTGCTGGCCGACACCAACGTGATGAACGAGAGTGCTGCGGCCGAAACCGAGGTGCTGGCGCAGGTCAACACCATCAAGGCAGCGACCGGACTCACGGACTCGGAGATGATCCGCATTCCGTACTTGCACTGGAGTTCCGGTGGCTACTCCGTGGCGTATCAGCCCGGCACCGTCAACGGCGTGTACGTCGGCGACAAGGTGTTCGCCGCTCCCGACCCACATGGCCCGGTCATCAATGGCAGCGACATCTTCAAGGTGCAGATGCAGAACGCACTGGCGCCTTTGGGCATCACCGTGAAGTGGGTCGAGGACTGGGATCTGTATCACCGCCTCTTGGGTGAAGTGCACTGCGGCAGTAACGCCGATCGAGCCGTGACGACGAAATGGTGGGAGAGCGGAAAATGA
- a CDS encoding metallophosphoesterase family protein encodes MRTSLPLGALGALCALGVLSVSSSASAAPKYLRLSYTGDPATSMTVTWNTTVSASAEVKVGTSPGTYTQTVTGTTLQANAGLGWIQQVDLTGLSPDTTYYYVAGSASDGYSKEASFLTGPTGDPLCGQMRFAFLADNRPDPIFGGGDNWPQILAQAAAHKPDFTLNGGDMVIDGDKIDQWLAFLGWTEPVSKSIPLMPSMGNHDTGPGSGASANYNQIFALPSSTGTNGSNSEDYYYFTYGNAIFVSLSTDSFKGGATPFATQAAWLDEVLTKNPKKWKFVYYHKPSYTTEAVFSISHKSNEENQNASFISMIDKHHVDVVFTSHNHWYERFNPSNCSAQSKPGSGTPCDVGASNYSGGTVHIVSGGAGAFTIPAALCGNTAGRAKCSGDHHYVLVSILDNKLLLQTYGAAPQPNAIIDTITITKAPDTVCSAPADAGVGGGGGFAGGGGLDAGAGAASPGGSGGGAGFGGGAAGSSAGNAGFGANPATGGTSSGGTTGASGSSAGGSPASSSDDGGCSCAVVGDSGRGKSSGVWLLLGALALLRRRRVSQS; translated from the coding sequence ATGAGAACGAGCCTCCCTCTTGGCGCGCTCGGCGCGCTGTGTGCCCTTGGTGTCCTCTCCGTCAGCTCGAGTGCGAGCGCAGCGCCGAAGTACTTGCGGCTGTCCTACACCGGCGACCCAGCAACCAGCATGACGGTGACTTGGAACACGACCGTCAGTGCGAGTGCCGAAGTCAAGGTTGGAACCAGCCCCGGCACCTACACGCAAACCGTCACCGGAACGACCCTGCAAGCCAACGCGGGCCTGGGTTGGATACAGCAAGTAGATCTGACCGGCCTGTCGCCGGACACGACCTACTACTACGTCGCGGGTAGTGCGAGCGATGGCTACAGCAAAGAGGCAAGCTTCCTGACGGGCCCGACTGGAGACCCGCTCTGTGGGCAGATGCGCTTCGCCTTTCTCGCCGACAACCGCCCCGACCCCATCTTTGGCGGCGGCGACAACTGGCCGCAGATTCTGGCCCAGGCCGCTGCCCACAAGCCCGACTTCACGCTCAACGGCGGAGACATGGTGATCGATGGCGACAAGATCGATCAGTGGTTGGCGTTCCTGGGTTGGACGGAGCCCGTCTCCAAGAGCATTCCGCTCATGCCCAGCATGGGTAACCACGACACCGGCCCAGGTTCCGGGGCGTCTGCGAACTACAATCAAATCTTCGCGTTGCCATCTTCCACGGGGACCAACGGCAGCAACAGTGAGGATTACTACTACTTCACCTACGGCAACGCGATCTTCGTGTCGCTGTCGACAGATTCCTTCAAAGGCGGCGCCACTCCCTTCGCCACCCAGGCAGCCTGGCTCGACGAGGTGCTGACGAAGAACCCGAAGAAGTGGAAGTTCGTCTACTACCACAAGCCCAGCTACACCACCGAGGCGGTCTTCAGCATCTCTCACAAGTCGAACGAGGAAAATCAGAATGCGTCGTTCATCTCGATGATCGACAAGCATCACGTGGACGTCGTCTTCACCAGTCACAACCACTGGTACGAGCGCTTCAATCCGTCCAACTGTTCCGCGCAATCCAAGCCCGGTTCCGGCACGCCCTGCGACGTGGGCGCGAGCAACTACTCCGGCGGAACGGTGCACATCGTCAGCGGTGGCGCCGGCGCCTTCACCATTCCGGCAGCGCTGTGCGGCAACACTGCAGGTCGTGCCAAGTGCAGCGGCGATCACCACTACGTGCTGGTGAGCATCCTCGACAACAAGCTGCTGCTACAGACCTACGGCGCGGCGCCTCAACCGAACGCGATCATCGACACCATCACCATCACCAAGGCTCCCGACACCGTTTGTAGCGCGCCGGCCGACGCGGGCGTCGGTGGCGGCGGTGGTTTCGCCGGGGGCGGTGGCCTGGACGCTGGCGCGGGCGCGGCTTCTCCCGGTGGTTCTGGTGGCGGCGCTGGATTCGGCGGTGGCGCAGCGGGAAGCTCGGCCGGCAACGCTGGCTTCGGTGCGAATCCCGCGACCGGCGGTACGAGCAGCGGCGGCACGACTGGCGCGTCGGGCTCCAGCGCTGGCGGCTCGCCGGCGAGCAGCTCCGACGACGGCGGCTGCTCCTGCGCTGTGGTTGGCGATTCGGGGCGCGGCAAGAGCTCCGGCGTGTGGCTACTGCTCGGTGCGCTCGCGCTGCTGCGTCGACGTCGCGTATCTCAGAGCTAG
- a CDS encoding diguanylate cyclase yields MIRVLCVDDDLTALRTLARTLSLVPELEVVTTVDPEEARSLASSQDFAVVITDYSMPSLSGVELLELIAADGGRAVPLLVTGQTDMATAIEAVNRGHIFALIHKPWRQAELLLMVRRACERYELAEQLRVKISELEDANEALRLRNRALEDAQEVIRKLTEVAATDDKTGARTHRFFAERLVEELARARRYDRPMALMLLDLDGFKHVNDEHGHLAGDGVLKGVADVVRSSIRVMDVFARYGGDEFAVILPDTSAEGAACLGGRLCDRVRETDLEKVGRGAITLSLGIAAVPEVPIQDARDLVDRADRALYKAKTGGKDRVVVASGSSTPPPST; encoded by the coding sequence GTGATTCGGGTCCTATGCGTTGACGATGACCTGACCGCGCTGCGCACCTTGGCGCGGACGCTCAGCCTCGTTCCGGAATTGGAGGTGGTCACGACCGTCGATCCCGAGGAGGCGCGCTCGCTGGCGAGCAGCCAAGACTTCGCGGTGGTGATCACCGACTACAGCATGCCGAGCCTTTCCGGCGTGGAGCTGTTGGAGCTCATTGCCGCGGACGGCGGCCGAGCCGTCCCGCTCCTGGTCACGGGGCAGACCGACATGGCAACCGCGATCGAAGCAGTGAACCGCGGTCACATCTTCGCGCTGATCCACAAGCCTTGGCGTCAGGCCGAGCTGCTGCTCATGGTGCGGCGCGCTTGCGAGCGCTACGAGCTGGCGGAGCAACTGCGCGTGAAGATCTCGGAACTGGAAGACGCCAACGAGGCGCTCCGCTTGCGCAACCGCGCCTTGGAGGATGCCCAAGAGGTGATCCGCAAGCTTACGGAGGTAGCGGCGACCGACGACAAGACCGGTGCTCGCACCCATCGTTTCTTTGCCGAGCGACTGGTGGAGGAGTTGGCTCGCGCGCGCCGCTACGACCGTCCCATGGCGCTCATGCTCCTGGACTTGGACGGGTTCAAGCACGTGAACGACGAGCACGGGCACTTGGCGGGTGACGGCGTGCTGAAGGGGGTCGCGGACGTGGTGCGCAGCAGCATTCGCGTCATGGACGTTTTCGCCCGCTACGGGGGAGACGAGTTCGCAGTGATCTTGCCGGACACCTCCGCCGAAGGCGCGGCGTGTTTGGGGGGTCGCCTCTGTGACCGAGTCCGGGAGACGGATCTGGAGAAGGTTGGCCGCGGCGCCATCACGTTGTCCCTGGGCATCGCCGCCGTGCCCGAGGTGCCGATCCAGGATGCGCGTGACTTGGTGGATCGCGCAGACCGCGCCCTGTACAAGGCCAAGACGGGCGGAAAAGACCGCGTGGTAGTGGCGAGCGGATCCTCGACGCCGCCGCCGTCGACCTAG
- the groES gene encoding co-chaperone GroES, which yields MKIRPLHDRLVVKRVKEEETTKGGIIIPDSAKEKPIEGEVVAVGNGKLQDDGKLRPLDIKAGDRVLFGKYSGTEVKLDGEEHLILREDDVLGVITK from the coding sequence ATGAAGATTCGACCCCTGCATGACCGACTGGTCGTGAAACGCGTCAAGGAAGAAGAGACCACCAAGGGCGGGATCATCATTCCCGACTCCGCGAAGGAAAAGCCCATCGAGGGTGAAGTCGTCGCGGTTGGCAACGGCAAGCTGCAGGACGACGGCAAGCTGCGTCCGCTCGACATCAAGGCTGGGGATCGCGTGCTGTTCGGCAAGTACAGCGGCACCGAGGTCAAGCTCGATGGCGAGGAACACCTGATTTTGCGCGAGGACGACGTCCTGGGCGTCATCACCAAGTGA